The Anoplopoma fimbria isolate UVic2021 breed Golden Eagle Sablefish chromosome 5, Afim_UVic_2022, whole genome shotgun sequence genome contains a region encoding:
- the mki67 gene encoding proliferation marker protein Ki-67: MPLHGKIVVIKRSGVDGTEFPLTATCLFGRKPDCDIRIQLPQVSKEHCRIDLNENKEIILTNLSSVNPTRVNGEALQQSERLKHGDVITVIDRSFRFEYPPPPTPKKRSSIGGKTETLKVLQNQQVGDTVATETGEKRISEVSTDPHLKDGTNHDNIQRPLEKTVCVEAKEDDGLLQSKKASPFNDLYQMIKKSLDVKTPRKSSASVLQTPSSKFCTPKPCSVRKNGEPVISTEDKSTPKKEEAEVFAVADEIKAEAGNVSTLTPKSVKKQRKSFQVPSTEMATSEAEDAAKSEATSPQKRIRTPPKRFTAGEVVEQSPKSPVRRRSKEAKPAVTQEQEEKVETVKVTSKKRKSEELGDDLPTSQMKRKRVSFGGVLCPELFDKRLPPDSPLRKGAAPRRSLAVAKPKQSLLRRASASGLLQDKKERSCSPKMRTPSPGKKSPKSRTPSPKAATAAKKSPKSKSPSPTVAGTPGDQTPKVQGRFSVSHISTPSPVAEDTDQVPLVTATPKVSLRRRSTSRETPGLAKSAAKVMRRRGGISRASMKVKNSWADIVRFGQTKALVVAPAKKTVISKMMKKTVSKPQTPARKPIAHVSTGHADSPVTIVVGRAHKQTGLHPTGAAPKLVTNIALFKKNMEMDEDLTGISEMLKTPVNEMRKRSVINENNAPKTPVGGLGTSVLNTPEETGEMMVSPLSVSSTVKDKSYNSEAVQRLFDDNNQESSTVIETPAVEDSSEQQCTDLKTASVATPNQKPELPVCVTGVKRIMKTPKQKAEPIEDLRGKILKTPKQKPVQQECLTGVKRIMKTPKQKAEPIEDLRGKILKTPKQKPEQQECLTGVKRMMTTPKREAEPVEDIKVELMTTPEQKPEQQECLTEVEIVCKTPQPESEPLEDQGKPLETPKALEAGVTTPEHKQESEDLTDVTAENLESSSLVAVQTLPDCDEEMAKELVFAQEEQQDDVPTDVIDDVPQVNSKQEADANEVAVDDHLEELSSGHDDNEPSDAVETIAQAAVDENVCVEKTEEDTVDEKIPEEQPTVDEKMPEEQPTVDEKIPEEQPTVDEKMPEEQPTVDEKIPEEQPTVDEKMPEEQPTVDEKMPEEQPLEEDA, from the exons ATGCCCCTGCACGGCAAGATAGTGGTGATCAAGAGGAGTGGAGTAGACGGGACGGAGTTCCCTCTCACTGCCACATGCTTGTTTGGAAG GAAGCCGGACTGTGATATTCGTATTCAGCTTCCTCAGGTCTCCAAGGAGCATTGCAGAATTGacttgaatgaaaataaagag ATCATTTTGACAAATTTGAGCTCTGTGAATCCGACCCGTGTCAACGGAGAGGCTTTGCAGCAGTCTGAGCGTTTGAAGCATGGAGATGTGATAACTGTTATTGATCGTTCTTTCAG GTTTGAAtacccaccaccacccacaccGAAGAAGAGGTCTTCCATTGGAGGCAAAACTGAAACCCTCAAA GTTCTTCAAAATCAACAAGTGGGAGACACTGTTGCCACTGAAACTGGAGAGAAAAGGATCTCTGAAGTGTCCACAG ACCCTCATCTTAAAGATGGAACTAACCATGACAACATCCAGCGACCCCTGgagaaaactgtgtgtgtggaggccaAGGAGGACGATGGCCTGCTGCAAAGCAAGAAAGCCTCCCCCTTCAACGATCTGTATCAAATGATCAAAAAATCCCTGGATGTCAAGACCCCTCGCAAATCCTCTGCCAGTGTGCTTCAAACACCTAGCTCAAAGTTTTGCACTCCAAAACCTTGTTCGGTCAGGAAAAATGGAGAACCTGTCATTTCCACAGAAGACAAAAGCACTCCAAAGAAGGAAGAAGCTGAAGTCTTTGCTGTTGCTGATGAAATTAAAGCGGAGGCTGGAAATGTAAGCACCTTGACCCCAAAGTCTGTGAAGAAGCAGAGGAAGTCCTTCCAGGTTCCTTCCACTGAGATGGCCACGTCTGAAGCTGAAGATGCCGCCAAGTCTGAAGCAACTTCCCCCCAGAAGAGAATCCGTACACCCCCCAAGAGGTTTACTGCAGGTGAGGTTGTTGAGCAGTCGCCCAAATCACCCGTGAGACGGAGAAGCAAAGAGGCTAAACCCGCAGTGACTCAGGAACAAGAAGAGAAAGTTGAAACGG TGAAAGTGACATCCAAAAAACGCAAAAGTGAAGAACTTGGCGATGACTTGCCCACATCACAAATGAAGAGGAAGCGGGTTTCCTTCGGAGGTGTCCTCTGTCCTGAGTTATTTGACAAACGCCTGCCTCCTGACTCTCCGTTACGTAAAGGTGCCGCTCCGCGCAGAAGTCTGGCTGTGGCGAAACCCAAACAGTCACTCCTTAGACGAGCATCAGCCAGCGGCTTGCTACAG GACAAAAAAGAGCGTTCATGTAGCCCAAAAATGAGGACTCCGTCACCTGGAAAGAAATCCCCAAAGTCCAGGACCCCTTCTCCCAAGGCTGCGACTGCTGCAAAGAAGTCTCCAAAATCCAAGAGCCCGTCTCCCACTGTTGCTGGAACCCCGGGAGACCAGACTCCCAAAGTACAAGGGCGCTTCTCTGTGTCCCACATCAGCACACCATCTCCAGTTGCAGAAGATACTGACCAGGTGCCTTTAGTCACTGCGACTCCTAAAGTatccctgaggaggaggagcacctCACGGGAGACTCCAGGTCTGGCAAAGAGTGCTGCAAAAGTAATGCGCAGAAGAGGTGGCATCTCACGGGCATCCATGAAAG TCAAAAATTCCTGGGCAGACATTGTGAGATTTGGGCAAACTAAGGCTCTAGTTGTTGCTCCAGCTAAAAAAACGGTTATCAgtaagatgatgaagaagactGTCTCCAAACCACAG ACCCCTGCAAGAAAGCCCATAGCCCATGTCAGCACTGGGCATGCAGATTCACCCGTTACTATTGTTGTGGGCAGagctcacaaacaaacaggccTACATCCAACTGGTGCCGCACCAAAGCTCGTCACCAACATCGCTCTCTTTAAAAAGAACATGGAAATGGATGAGGACTTGACAG gcaTTTCTGAAATGTTGAAAACTCCTGTAAATGAAATGAGGAAGAGATCGGTAATCAATGAGAACAATGCCCCAAAGACACCAGTGGGAGGTCTGGGAACATCAGTGTTGAACACACCAGAGGAGACAG GTGAAATGATGGTGTCTCCACTGAGTGTTTCATCTACAGTAAAAGACAAAAGCTACAACAGCGAGGCAGTCCAACGCCTCTTTGATGATAATAATCAGGAGTCCAGCACCGTTATTGAAACCCCTGCCGTGGAGGATTCCAGCGAACAGCAGTGCACAGATTTGAAGACTGCTTCTGTAGCGACTCCCAACCAGAAGCCAGAATTACCGGTATGTGTCACTGGAGTGAAGAGGATCATGAAGACGCCAAAGCAGAAAGCCGAGCCTATTGAAGACCTGAGAGGCAAGATTTTGAAAACTCCCAAGCAGAAGCCAGTACAACAGGAGTGTCTCACTGGAGTGAAGAGGATCATGAAGACGCCAAAGCAGAAAGCGGAGCCTATTGAAGACCTGAGAGGCAAGATTTTGAAAACTCCCAAGCAGAAGCCAGAGCAACAGGAGTGTCTCACTGGAGTGAAGAGGATGATGACTACTCCAAAACGGGAGGCTGAACCTGTAGAGGACATCAAAGTGGAACTCATGACCACTCCCGAACAGAAGCCTGAACAACAAGAGTGCCTCACTGAAGTTGAAATAGTTTGCAAGACTCCACAACCGGAGTCTGAGCCTCTTGAAGACCAAGGAAAACCTCTGGAAACTCCCAAAGCTCTGGAGGCTGGTGTGACGACACCGGAACACAAGCAAGAATCGGAAGACCTGACTGATGTGACAGCTGAAAACCTGGAGAGCTCCTCATTG gttgcAGTTCAAACGCTTCCAGATTGTGATGAGGAAATGGCAAAAG aactagTCTTTGCCCAAGAGGAGCAACAAGACGATGTGCCAACAGATGTGATTGATGATGTTCCCCAAGTTAACAGCAAACAGG AAGCAGATGCAAATGAAGTTGCCGTTGATGACCACTTAGAGGAGCTGTCAAGTGGACATGATGATAACGAACCATCAGATGCTGTAGAAACCATCGCTCAAGCAGCTGTAGATGAGAATGTATGTGTGGAAAAAACTGAAGAGGACACAGTAGATGAGAAGATACCTGAGGAACAACCCACAGTAGATGAGAAGATGCCTGAAGAACAACCCACAGTAGATGAGAAGATACCTGAGGAACAACCCACAGTAGATGAGAAGATGCCTGAGGAACAACCCACAGTAGATGAGAAGATACCTGAGGAACAACCCACAGTAGATGAGAAGATGCCTGAGGAACAACCCACAGTAGATGAGAAGATGCCTGAGGAACAACCCCTAGAGGAAGATGCCTGA